From a region of the Bacteroidetes bacterium SB0662_bin_6 genome:
- a CDS encoding nucleoside permease, whose amino-acid sequence MNVFRTLRLALMMFVQFFIWGSWATTLSNYMNSPEVNMGGAIPLAFSFGPLACIAAPFFVGMVADRFFNTEKVLAALFLLAGAAMVAMPTFAGTPLFLTLLAVHALCYFPTLSLTSSLAFHHIENQEKEFPVIRVFGTIGWIVTGLVISWVLSADESATPMYLGGIASLFLGFYCFTLPKTPPPSRGERTSWRQISGLDALKQVRSKPLIVFLVSATLAYIGFGTYFPYAPVYLADAGIERVAGTMTYGQMSEIFFMLAIPFFFRRLGVKWMLFIGIAAWFVRFGLFAGAAVDGVYWMILFGILIHGLCYDFFFVTGQIYVDKKTPPAIRGQIQGLLVLLTFGLGMFLGAQISGFVVQAVSASDVIASAEQWRSFWGIFSAAMLVFSAFFFLLFHDKVDTEDTAPAV is encoded by the coding sequence GGGGGCGCTATCCCGCTGGCGTTTTCGTTCGGTCCCCTTGCCTGTATCGCGGCGCCTTTCTTCGTAGGCATGGTGGCGGACCGGTTCTTCAACACGGAGAAGGTGCTGGCCGCGTTGTTCCTGCTGGCCGGAGCCGCCATGGTCGCTATGCCGACTTTTGCGGGCACGCCGCTCTTTTTGACCCTGCTCGCCGTACACGCGCTGTGCTATTTCCCGACGCTCAGTCTGACCTCTTCGCTGGCGTTCCACCACATCGAAAACCAGGAAAAGGAATTTCCGGTCATTCGCGTCTTCGGAACCATCGGGTGGATCGTTACCGGCCTTGTCATCAGTTGGGTGCTTAGCGCGGATGAATCCGCCACGCCCATGTATCTGGGGGGTATTGCGTCGCTTTTCCTTGGCTTCTATTGCTTCACTCTGCCGAAGACGCCTCCGCCGTCGCGGGGCGAGCGCACGTCCTGGCGGCAGATTTCCGGGCTGGACGCCCTGAAGCAGGTTCGTTCGAAGCCGCTCATCGTGTTTCTTGTTTCCGCCACACTGGCGTACATCGGGTTCGGGACGTATTTCCCCTACGCTCCCGTGTATCTGGCGGATGCGGGTATCGAGAGGGTGGCGGGCACGATGACGTACGGCCAGATGTCCGAGATATTCTTTATGCTGGCGATCCCGTTCTTCTTCCGGCGGTTGGGCGTGAAGTGGATGCTGTTTATCGGTATTGCGGCCTGGTTCGTGCGTTTCGGACTATTTGCCGGAGCGGCGGTCGACGGCGTCTACTGGATGATTCTGTTCGGCATCCTGATTCACGGACTGTGCTACGATTTCTTCTTCGTCACCGGGCAGATCTACGTAGACAAGAAGACGCCTCCCGCCATACGCGGCCAGATACAGGGGCTGCTCGTGCTATTGACCTTCGGCCTCGGCATGTTCCTCGGGGCGCAGATTTCGGGGTTCGTCGTGCAAGCGGTTTCCGCCAGCGATGTAATTGCCTCCGCGGAACAATGGCGCTCGTTCTGGGGCATCTTCTCCGCCGCGATGCTCGTGTTTTCGGCCTTCTTCTTCCTGCTGTTCCACGACAAGGTGGATACGGAGGACACCGCGCCGGCGGTTTGA